The genome window atgtaaGTTAATGTGTTTCAACTTGTCACTACCAACTTGTCACCTTGTTGCCATGCTGTAGAAAGATGAAAGGCTCGTTAACCATTGGGATAGTGGTTCCCTAACCCCGTCAACAAGTAGCAATGCAGATATCTTTAATGGGATGAATACTATGTTGGGAAACTCGCTGGTGCCTAGTGGAGTGTGCACCACCCCTTTGAATGAGAGGAGCACAGACCATCCACTTTCAGGTAACTTCAGCACCTTTGATGCTATGATGGTGTAATCTTCATCTCTTTTCCATCCAATTCACTTTTATGCTgcccttctttccctctttctcctcacagAACTGGGAGACATTGGTACCTCTGTGATGGACAATTGCCTCCTTTCCACTCGATCCAGGTCCTATCGGGACCCCTCTCTGGGCCTGCAGAGTGGCCTGTTCACCGCAACCTGGCTGGGCATGGGACTGGAATCTCTTAGCCTGGCTGACTGGGGAAACAGCCTGGACCCTCCCTCACGCACCAGCCCGCCTTCCAGTCAGTATCTTCCACACtcatacacttttttttttttttgtcatttagcagacgctcttatccagagcgacttacagtaagtacagggacattcccccgaggcaagtagggtgaagtgccttgcccaaggacacaacgtcatttggcagagccggtaattgaaccggtaaccttcagattactagcccgactccctaaccgctcagccacctgactcctatatACTAATAGTGTGCTGCTGTAATTTTGCTAGATAGTGGTCGGAGAGATACAAGGACATTTTAAAAGTGAGGCTTGGAACACACTTGACATAATATGTAGATGAGTGAAAAACAAATTGAATGTTATCATGTCTAACACTTGTCTAATTCTGTGTTTAATCAAAGTCACCAAGCTGGGGCCCCATCTTGGTTTGAACAGCCTTGGGCCCGGGGAGAAGGCTGTTGTGATGGGCGGGTCAAACAGCCACACGGAGAGCTGCACCCTGGACACCTGCTTTAACAGTCCCCCTGACTCTGAGACCAGTGGGTTCAGCTCTGGATCAGAGCATCTCTGTGACCTGCTGGTGGGCAGCTAACCCATTAACATGTTCATGGAGCCATGGATCTGATTTGTTGGTTATTAGTCTGTTTGAAAAATTATTAAAGATGCCAAACAATGTTATGCTACAAGTTAAAATCTAGTTTCTGAAATCAGAGCtccgtgtgtgtttcagtcaaTACTGCAGATCTCCCATTCCGTGCCCCTACTAAAGTGTGGAGGGCAGAAATACCTGTCTGCCTCCTGTCACCTGGAGCAGGACTCCTTGTTGCACCCactgtcccctctcccccctgagcTGGACCAGCATCTCCTCAGCGTGGGCCCCCAGGGCAGCGCGGGCCCCCAGGGCAGCGCGGGCCCCCAGGGCAGTGTGGGCCCCCAGGGCAGGCGGTGGCCCCGGGCCATGGTGTGGCCCAGCTGGGGTGGGACCGCTCAGCGCCCCCTCAGCATCGAGGCAGAGGCTCGTCTCCACAGACAGGGCGCAGGTACCACAGCGCATAGTACAGTTGGCGGTGGTCTTTGTTCACACAATTTCTGTCCATTTCAGATTGTTCTCTGTCAGGTGCACCAGTGTATTGTGCAGTACTGTGTAACTGAAACACAAGATTCTCTCAGTGATATTTCATGTCTCTGTTCGGTTGGCTGCTTAACCCTCCTGTAGCTCTGAACGATGCCGCCCTTACATGGAGGGGCCAACTGCCCCCCAAAAACTACAGAAACGCAAAGTACTCCTGTAAAGTCTTTCTGGGTGGCCTGCCTTGGGACACCACTGAAGGTGAGGAGGGAAAACGTTTCTTTatcactcctgtgtgtgtcaagggccACTGGGTTCATGTGCCAGCTGTTAATGGAAATCTATTAGTTTATCATgattatgtacagtatgtggaaAGATCATTGAATGGTAAGTGTTTCAATTGCCTCCGAGGTTATGAGTAAAGGTGTATTGAATGGAATCTCCTTTCTCCACAGCGAGACTGAATAGCACGTTCAGTGTGTTTGGCCATCTGAGCGTAGAGTGGCCTGGCAAGGACCTCAAAAACCCGCACTGCCCACCAAAAGGTAATGCGTCCACAGGTGCAGCGCGCTGCAGGATGTAGTCAGTTCTCTGAGAGCACTGTGTCAGAGCTGATGACGTTGACCTGGGTTCTCTGGTAGAGCTATCTCTTGGGTTTGGGTCTAAGTTTtggtgtgggtcagtgtggaggtctgtttgggtgtgggtcagtgtggaggtctgtttgggtgtgggtcagtggggaggtctgtttgggtgtgggtcagtgtggaggtctgtttgggtgtgggtcagtgtggaggtctgtttggGTGCATGGGTaagtgtggaggtctgtttgcctgtgggtcagtgtggaggtctgtttgggtgtgggtaagtgtggaggtctgtttgggtgtgggtcagtgtggaggtctgtttgggtgtgggtcagtgtggaggtctgtttgcctgtgggtcagtgtggaggtctgtttgggtgtgggtcagtgtggaggtctgtttgcctgtgggtcagtgtggaggtctgtttgcctgtgggtcagtgtggaggtctgtttgcctgtgggtcagtgtggaggtctgtttgggtgtgggtcagtgtggaggtctgtttgcctgtgggtcagtgtggaggtctgtttgcctgtgggtcagtgtggaggtctgtttgcctgtgggtcagtgtggaggtctgtttgggtgtgggtcagtgtggaggtctgtttgcctgtgggtcagtgtggaggtctgtttgggtgtgggtcagtgtggaggtctgtttgcctgtgggtcagtgtggaggtctgtttgcctgtgggtcagtgtggaggtctgtttgcctgtgggtcagtgtggaggtctgtttgcctgtgggtaagtgtggaggtctgtttgcctgtgggtcagtgtggaggtctgtttgggtgtgggtcagtgtggaggtctgtttgcctgtgggtcagtgtggaggtctgtttgcctgtgggtcagtgtggaggtctgtttgcctgtgggtcagtgtggaggtctgtttgggtgtgggtcagtgtggaggtctgtttgcctgtgggtaagtgtggaggtctgtttgcctgtgggtcagtgtggaggtctgtttgggtgtgggtcagtgtggaggtctgtttgcctgtgggtaagtgtggaggtctgtttgcctgtgggtcagtgtggaggtctgtttgggtgtgggtcagtgtggaggtctgtttgcctgtgggtcagtgtggaggtctgtttgggtgtgggtcagtgtggaggtctgtttgcctgtgggtcagtgtggaggtctgtttgggtgtgggtcagtgtggaggtctgtttgcctgtgggtcagtgtggaggtctgtttgcctgtgggtcagcgtggaggtctgtttgggtgtgggtcagtgtggaggtctgtttgcctgtgggtcagtgtggaggtctgtttgggtgtgggtcagtgtggaggtctgtttgggtgtgggtcagtgtggaggtctgtttgcctgtgggtcagtgtggaggtctgtttgcctgtgggtcagtgtggaggtctgtttgggtgtgggtcagtgtggaggtctgtttgcctgtgggtcagtgtggaggtctgtttgggtgtgggtcagtgtggaggtctgtttgggtgtgggtcagtgtggaggtTGAAACTGGTCTGTACTCCTGCAGGCTATGTGTACCTGATGTTTGAGGACGAGAGGTGTGTTGCGGCTCTGCTGAAGGCCTGCTCTCAGATCCTGCTCCACCCGGACGACTCACAGGAGTACTACTTTGAGATGGCCAGCCGCAAAATGCGCATCAAAAAGGTTTCTGACTGGAAATTCTTTTCACCATGTTATTGAGTCTCATCGAAATGCACTCCTAGTCCTGTGTAAAGTAAGGAGTACCCTTTCAGTAAAATGAAATATTGAAggcacaaatatatattttattaatgCTGCTTCATGCTAAAGAATTAATACTTGAAAGAAATGCATCATACACCTATTGATTGTCTCTAACATTTTCCTTCCTGCCCCACAAAGCAGCACATTACTGATCTTCCATCGGCCTGATCTTAGCATGACctgggtgtgcctgtgtgtctgcaggtgcaGGTGATACCCTGGGTGCTGGCGGACAGTAACTATTCCGTGTGCCCACCCCAGCGTCTGGTCCCCAGCAGAACGGTGTTCGTGGGTGGGCTGCATGGCATGCTGAACGCAGAGGCCCTGGCTCTCATCATGGACGACCTGTTTGGAGGGGTCGTTTATGTCGGCAtcgacactgacagacacaagtACCCCATAGGTAGGAGTGCAGCTCTGAGGTTGTGGATTGGCACCACATTACACATTTCTCATCCCAGTTTGCTGACAGGGTCCGGGCGCGTGAGCTTCCGTACACAGAGCAGCTATCTGAAGTCTCTACACGCTGCTTTTGTGGAGATCAAAACACCAAAGTTCACCAAGAAGGTACGGACACACAGTTTAAAATACCAGTACACCATCCCATTCAGAAAATAGCAAGTCATTGAACAGCTTGTCACATGGCAAATAACTACCAATGAGCTGCACCAATACCAATGTCTGGCAGAAGTGGCAGAATAATCAGAGACAGCTTTAGCATCAGCAGCTGACTGTATCGTCACTGCTGGGAGTGGCTCAGACACAGATGTAACCCCTCTGGTCTTGACAGGTCCAGATCGATCCCTATGTGGAAGACTCGGTGTGCCAGAGGTGCAGCCGCCAGCCTGGGTCCTTCTTCTGCAGAGACATGGTAGGAGCCCCAGCCACTGGGCCTGACCAAGCTCTCCAGCTTACATACACATATCTTCCCTCTTTGGTTGGTGTGTGCTAATCTGGCATGTCAATTTTATTAGAGGCATGAACAAATCTATGTTTATCTCTTCAGATATTTAGATTGCTTAAGGAGGTTTAGTTTTTTCCTGTTTAAGAGGAAAGATGTTGTGGGCAGCCCGAACTGAGGCGATGGTGCAGTTGGTGGTTTAATGGAGCAGTAGTGCAGTATGGGCTTTCACTGTATAGAGGGGTAGAGAAGGGGAAGTGCCCACCCAGGATAACTAGCAACATGTCTCTTCTCTGGTTGTGCTGGATTGGCCAGGCCTGCTTCAAGTACTACTGCCGCACCTGCTGGCACTGGCAACACTCCATGGATGTGCTCTGCTGCCACAGGCCCATCATGAAGAACCAGAAAAGCCTGAACTTTAGCTGAGCCCCTCTGTGGCCCCTCTCATTGTACACagggaggagtggggtggggCCAAACAACTTGAGAGGATTTTCACTTTTACCACGTTGATCCCCCCACCACACTTATGGCTGCTGTGGAGAGGTTGTGGTGATCAGGGACTCCTTTTCTATCCTCAAGTTGTTCCACACCATGTGTTCAGAGCAGGGTGTTAAAGAGCCACATTACATGGCTTCTTCTCTTTATTCAAACTTTTTAATTTGACATTTGACATGACTTTTTTAAGACTTGCTGCTGCCATAGAATTCCTTTTTTGATAGTTCTTTTACTGGCACACTTTGTAATGTAATGCATCCCTTTAGGATGTAAACCATAAACTTGTGAGGATGTGCAGGTTCAGTGGCATACCTCAACATTTTTACTACAGGGTCTTACCTATTTTTACAGTTTTAAGTGAAAACATGATAATTCAACAAAACACTGGGGTCACTATTTTATTTGAGTTTGATTGTCTACCTCATGTGTTTCTGTTGCAGATGTGAATGTTCTGCGCACATAAAACACATTAAAGATGTTTAAGCATAAAGTGGCTAACTTTGCATTTATTGTAGGAACCTCAACTATTGTCCAGTgtatacaaaaacacaaaatggaACAATCATATGTTATACAAAATGTTGGACCACACTTCATAAATTATGAACAATCTTGTGTACACTGTACATAACTACAGTTGCTTATAGACAAAGTGACTAAGTCACAGCACTTGATGTAATTATGGCATTCATAGATCCTGATCTGAACACAGTGTATTCTGTGTCGAGGGGTTGAGTCAGAAGACATCTGTCTGAGGCATGCTGTACTGACTGCTTTCTTTCACACTTGGACATACAAGACATTCACTAGCATTTTACAAACTTTTCAAATAAGTTGTTGGCATGTTAAGATTGATGATTGAAAAGTTATTGTGAACTAGTGGTCTTGATTTAACAACATGTAAAGAAAACTCAAACACAAGTTCTGGATCCTCTTTGGTCTGAAAGTACATATAGTATACAGCTGTACATGAGGTGGTCATAATTTAATATGTCTAATGTAAAAATATTTCAGCAAGAAATTATTTAAGGTCTGGAAGTTACATTTTCTAAATGTTTCTTTTCCAGTGGTGTGATTTGGCCACATACTGTGTGTCAGGATATCATGACTTAACTTATCTTTAGACCAGAGCTGAGAAGCCCTGTTCCTGCAGAACCACAGTACCATCCTTTATGTTCTTTAGAAACCGCCTGATTCTAATGATTACCCCATTGATTGATTAAATCAGGTCAATTACAACGGAGGTCAGAGAAAAATCCCACATGAAAAACCCACCAGATGACCAGAGTAGGACTCCTGCATGCCTTTATGAAGCCTTTAGTGTCACATCTCAAGAATTCCCTCGTACATACACACTACTTTTCTTTAGAAATTCCAGAAATGTTCAGCAAACAGCCTTCTGGTGTCATCTCCTGGTCAGTTCATGTCCCCACCACCCTAGGTGAGCTCTGCTTGCCTGGTCCTGGGAAGGCGGAGAGCGGCTATCCCTCCAACCAGCAGCAGGGCCGACACCAGCAACACAGGAACTGCACAGTTGGTGTCTACCAGCTGGCCAAAGACTACATTACCCATGATGGCTGCAATTCTGCCTACTCCGGTGAAGAAGCCAAGAGCAGAAGACCTGCCAAGAAAGAAATGGCTCGAGCCTCAAGATCGGACTTGACTTATTAGACACACGGTAAAAAAACATCATTATTAGTGGCTGATGGTTAGAAGTTGGTACCTTATGTGCGTGGGGTACAGCTCTGTGCCCACCACATCCAGGGCATTCCAGGCTACCACAGACACTCCACTGAACAGGAAGGACATTAGCAGACTCTGGGTTTTGGTCTTCACTTCATAAATGGCAAACACACTCAGACTGGAGAGCAAGAGACTGCaggctagaacacacacacacacacattcaaatttCAACTACATTTCTACTTGCTAATATGCAACTGTGTAAAACAAACCTACAAAGTAAGGTCTTTCCTCCAATGGTGTCCATCATAAGAATGGTGAATATGTTTCCTGGCAGGTTAGATGCTGCAGTGATAAATCCCTCCTTGTACACTGTAAGAAGTCACAAATACTTTGTCACCAATAACATCTTTTAAAGTTTGTGGAtcatcttacatttagtcatttagcagacgctcttatccagagcgacttacagtaagtacagggacattccccccgaggctagtagggtgaagtgccttgcccaaggacacaacgtcatttgacacggcagggaatcgaactggcaaccttcagattactagcccgattccctaaccgctcagccacctgactcccaaatcttacagccacctgactcccaaatctTACATTTGTCCACTACCATCACTCTTAGATAACAGATATTTGAATAACAAAAACACTTTGCATTGGTCAATATTTTTTCCTCAACTGAAGTAATAGTGTGTTTAATTAACCACCTGTTGATTAAATAGCAAATATCTACATATTATGTTCAGAGCAAAAAGATGGGCTAAATATGcaaggcaacaacaacaacaaaaccgaGACAGGGTTTGGGTTAGCTGCCTTTTATTTTGACTGGTTCTGCTGTTTGGGTTGGTCAACTGTTGTTTTGACTGGTTGTGCTGTGTTTGGATTATCTACCTGCCGTTTGGACTGggtagcagctgtggttgttctgTGTCAGGGAGCGGGAGACATTGGCACAAGGAGAACCTCCATTCTCGATTCTTCTGAACAACTCTGGAAACCACATCCACAGACCATAATACCTACACAGAAGAGGACAGGTCGTATTAATGCATGCTTGACATAACCCATTATGATGAGTGTTGTTCTTTTAGTCCTCAGCTACCCAaaacttcctctctttctgactGACCATCTTGGAAAACACAAGTTCAAGATAACTAGAAGTATTATTCTTTTCATTCTTTGAAATTGGATAATCACAGGACAGAGGTGCTGGGGTTCCTTTTACATAAACGGTTTGACATATTACTGATACTCACCCAAATGAAATGCAGTAAAATATGATGAGCAGGACTGTGCTCCTCTCCCTGAGAGGGGCTTTAAACAGCTGCTGAACTGGACTCAGGGCCTGCAGCAGGCAAGATCAACACAACCTGAAACCTAAACGCTACATAAGATCTAGTTTTTGTCTTACAACAGTGAAGGTTTTCATTACTCCTTACTGTGTGACCACCTTTATAATAAacccagagggtgtgtgtgtgctgtgcactTGTGTCCTTACCTTTTTGAGCAGGTTAGACAGAGAACCAGGGCCCTGAGTGTCCAGACTGCTCTTCCTCTGTGGAGGAGGGACTTGGAGCCCAGGTATCTGTGAATAGAAGATTTTACAGGTAGGaatgtaaaatatttttatttaagtTCAACTGTAGCTAGGCATGTGATATTCAAAAtgtcacacccagacacacgaaGGTATGTAGTCTGTCCCAAGGATTTATATATAGACTCACTGGGAAGGGTCTGGGACAATGTCGGTTGTTCAGAACAAACATGAACCTAAAGACTCGTAGGGCCTCTGCTTCCTGGCCAGCCTGGGAAAGACAGACCAGATTACTCAACACTTATCCAGGGTCAAAGCTTGACTTCCATCCAAACATAGTAACGTGCAAACATCTATACAGGTATGCTACACATTCTAGATGTTTTCTACCTAACTATTTTATAAGAAAGAGAACATTAAGTGTAATGTAATATCAGTACTGCTAGAAGAAAGTTCGTTACTgtgacaaagaaaaagaaacggaCAAAGGTGTCAGTTTGAGGAAAACTGTGCTGTGGCAATGCATCAGGGTGTACCTCCATGAGGAACTTGGGGCTTTCTGGCATGGCCAACCTGAAGATGAGAGCAGACGACAGGCTGGGAACAGAGCACAGCACCACGAAAAGTCTCCAGCTCTGAAAATCCAGCGAGCCCAAAGGAAAATGTGCCCAGCTCCATGGAATAACCATCCACGCCAGACCTTGAagaatacgcacacacacacacacgcgtttgTAAGCTATATGTACACGTGTTCAAAACCCCAGCTggcaagggttagggttagggtctccaccacacacctgctgccAGGATGTTTCCTGCCATCCAGAAGGTGGCCAGTCCACTGATCATGGCCCCTCTCCTCAAGCGTGGCTGGAACTCAGAGAAGTAGGAGAAGATGACAGGGATGGAACCTCCCACCCTGGAACAACAGGAAAACACCTGATCATAAACAGAACAGGTATTCACAACGATAGTATAGCTGACACTAATGATTGAACCACCAACTGTAATGAAATATTTACCCCACACCACTGATGAACCGCAGAATGAGGAATAGCCAGAACCATGGGGCCAGACTAGCCAGTGCCCCAAAAACCCCATTCACAGTCAAAGAGATCACCAAGACTCTCTGGCGCCCCCTCTGGTCAGCAAGGTAACCCCACACATACCCACCAACCATCATTCCTATGAAGGGGAGAAGCAGACATAAGTAGGCTACTGACAATCTCAAAGCCTAAAGGGTACCACTGTTGTAAGGAATTTTTAAAAGTATAACACCTCCAACATCGTTCCTGATAGTGCTGATGAGCTATTCCACACTCACATGCAAGGTGGTCAGGTTTGCGCTTAGAGTTAAGGGTTAGTGCTTTGTGTAAGTGCACATTGTAATGGAGTTAAATTACAAACCTGCATCTGTGGACAATTAATCTGAATGAATGACAAATAAATGTGTGGACCCCAAACACATGGACAGGGTGATGCAGAGATCTGTACCTAAAAAGATACTGGAGGTCAACAGACCCATGTCTGAGGAGCTGAGCGACAGATCACAACGAGCAGTTGGCAACAGGAAGGAGACACATAAGATCTCAACAGCATCACTGGCGTTGGCCCAGCCACACACCACCAACAGGAGGCCATGAAACAAACCAAAACCTAtgacagggaagaggagagataaTTCTGTTTAGGGAGGGTAAACGACAGTGAATATATGAtttcaaaaacaaaatgtttttgcTTTACCTGCTTCCTCGATGGCTTCCTCATATGAAAGTTGTCTGTGTGCACTCTCCACATTAGCAGCATCTTTTGCGCTACTTTCGAAAATAATTTCTCCTAACATGTCATCAAAAACAAAACGTTTACTTTCAGTCAACTAGTTTGTATCTTACCAACAAGAATTCAAGTATTAATGGTAAATGAATGAAATAGAAGAATATTGGGCATTTAATTTAATAAGTATCTTTAGAGACAAATATAAACATCAGTTTCAAGTTTCAAGCAAACTACCCTGACAAGATAAGGTCACTTATGAACTAAGGCCTATCGTTGTTCGCCTAGAGTGTTGCTCTAGCAATTACTAATTATTGATTTCAGCCCAGGTAAGTGATGTTCAGAATTTCTGGTAGCACTGTGTAGTTGTGTGACTGGCAGTATGTGCAGCCCTAATGATCAGATATGACTTTGGGGGATAGCTAGTGATAGCTGGTATGCATGACTGCCTTTgctagctagcaagttagctagAGCTACCTTCGTCGGAGTCGAGGCACGATGGATACAAGTCGCCGAAGAGTAGTGGCTCCCGTGCAGCTGCATCGCCACTCTCTCCATGAATGCGACGAGACATCAATACGTAGATAGTTTGATAGCTAGCAGTCTGATACGTTGGCCACCTATGCTGTGGCAACTTGGTTGTGCATACCAGAACAACCTTAAGATCTTACGGGGAAGAATGCACATGTAAATAACAATCATACAAAATCAAAAGTGAATAGCAGTAGTCTGAATAAATCATACAGTTAGATTATTACATTCATTGCATATTAAGCTAAACGTTCTCGTTTGTACCACATGATCAGGAGCTATGTTCAAGAGTGTGTTATATTGTTGTGGTATGATGCGTAAGACTAGCTGCCGTCAAGCCAGCACTAGGAGATCttgaatattattatatattatatgatTAGATAAACAAATACTGATCATCAGCTGGTTACCAAATATTTTTGATAATCATTAATTGCGAAATAGTTGTAATTATATTAGTAATGAGTTTTTAACACATCAGTAGTATTCTCATAGATTTGAAATTTAATtattgtttgtgtgaatgttgtcATAGGACTAGTCAGAATGCGACAGGTGCATTCACAGTCTAAGGTAGCCTAGTTTTAACTAAAATACTTCCGCGCCATTGCTTGGAACGTTTGCAGTATGTTATTGTCGCTTTGTTGAAGATGAAAACTGGCCCCTAATAGCTAGCTAAAAATGCATTCTTCATCCCGACTCTGAATGCACCTCTATCCTGACTTCCTTATCCTGTGCTGAAACCTGGCATTTCGCTCCTTGCAACCACAGTCGGTTTCAGCTAATAGCTAGGTTGCTAACCTATGTATGAAGATGGCGACTAGTTCAGAGCGtagtcctcctccctttccagaGTCCGAGGATCAAGAACTTGAGACTGAAGAAGTTGGTGCCCAAGACAGTGATGACGGAGAAGACATTTTTCTTGACTCGGTAAGTGTTAGCTAATTTAATTATATGTTCAGCCAGCTAGCAAATTATTAAAACGAATAGTAATAAAGTAGTAGGCTACAGTCTGAGCAATCCAATAATACAGgaaaagttagctagctagccacttCCTAGTAGTACCAGCTCAAGGCCCGCTTGTGAAGAGCTAGTCAGCTAATAAAATCTGCAAGTTAAGCTCGTGACAATGCAGTGTATTTCATTTTTACCAGCCAACTAGCTGGTTAGCCTATCAGTCACTAGGTAACAAGTACGTAGCTAACGTCTGAACTTAAGTTGACTAGCCCTTGCAAGAGCCTAACGTTCTCTGTAGTTTGTCTGCAACAACGTATTATCTGCTGTTGTGTGCTGTTATTTAGCTTGCTGAACTAACCAGCCAGCATTAGAAAGAAGTCTGAACAGCATTAAACCCATAAATTAGGCAACACACTCATAAGTTAACTTGTCCCGTACTCATCTTTTGACCTGTCCTGTTTAGGCTGCTGCAGTACTGTCTTGTGATACGTAGCTCTACTGTTGTTTACCCTGCCATATGGGCAGCTGACCTTTTAACTGATCTccccaaaaaataataataatgctggGTTCGGCTTGTGTGGAGGGGAGACTTGTGGCTAGGTATGGAATCGAGTCGTTTGCGGGTCATCAAATTGCTTTCTTATAcaaccgccccccctccccccgacaAAAATAAAACGTCAGTCTACACACCAAATAACTCAATTTACAGAGGCAGTGTAAAGTTCTTCAGCCTGTCGGTCTTTCCTAGTTTACTTGTTCTGGCTGTGTTaaaggctgtgtgttgtgtaaacTGGCAACTAAATCTCAGTTTTAAAAATAGTTTCATGTTCGTACTTAAGTTTGCAGCATACCCAAGTAACCCCTGTCCATTGCTGCAGAAAAGGCTGGCTCAGCCTCCGGTCATGTGAGTGTGGGGCCACCTGCAGCATAACCAGGATGTTTTCTTAAAATCAACAGTCAAAGTTCAGACGCCAGATTTTATAGTCATTTCCAAATGAAATCTGAAATTGTTTA of Osmerus mordax isolate fOsmMor3 chromosome 4, fOsmMor3.pri, whole genome shotgun sequence contains these proteins:
- the cpeb1a gene encoding cytoplasmic polyadenylation element-binding protein 1a; this encodes MGLESLSLADWGNSLDPPSRTSPPSITKLGPHLGLNSLGPGEKAVVMGGSNSHTESCTLDTCFNSPPDSETSGFSSGSEHLCDLLSILQISHSVPLLKCGGQKYLSASCHLEQDSLLHPLSPLPPELDQHLLSVGPQGSAGPQGSAGPQGSVGPQGRRWPRAMVWPSWGGTAQRPLSIEAEARLHRQGAALNDAALTWRGQLPPKNYRNAKYSCKVFLGGLPWDTTEARLNSTFSVFGHLSVEWPGKDLKNPHCPPKGYVYLMFEDERCVAALLKACSQILLHPDDSQEYYFEMASRKMRIKKVQVIPWVLADSNYSVCPPQRLVPSRTVFVGGLHGMLNAEALALIMDDLFGGVVYVGIDTDRHKYPIGSGRVSFRTQSSYLKSLHAAFVEIKTPKFTKKVQIDPYVEDSVCQRCSRQPGSFFCRDMACFKYYCRTCWHWQHSMDVLCCHRPIMKNQKSLNFS
- the sv2 gene encoding synaptic vesicle glycoprotein 2C isoform X1; this encodes MSRRIHGESGDAAAREPLLFGDLYPSCLDSDEGEIIFESSAKDAANVESAHRQLSYEEAIEEAGFGLFHGLLLVVCGWANASDAVEILCVSFLLPTARCDLSLSSSDMGLLTSSIFLGMMVGGYVWGYLADQRGRQRVLVISLTVNGVFGALASLAPWFWLFLILRFISGVGVGGSIPVIFSYFSEFQPRLRRGAMISGLATFWMAGNILAAGLAWMVIPWSWAHFPLGSLDFQSWRLFVVLCSVPSLSSALIFRLAMPESPKFLMEAGQEAEALRVFRFMFVLNNRHCPRPFPIPGLQVPPPQRKSSLDTQGPGSLSNLLKKALSPVQQLFKAPLRERSTVLLIIFYCISFGYYGLWMWFPELFRRIENGGSPCANVSRSLTQNNHSCYPVQTAVYKEGFITAASNLPGNIFTILMMDTIGGKTLLSCSLLLSSLSVFAIYEVKTKTQSLLMSFLFSGVSVVAWNALDVVGTELYPTHIRSSALGFFTGVGRIAAIMGNVVFGQLVDTNCAVPVLLVSALLLVGGIAALRLPRTRQAELT
- the sv2 gene encoding synaptic vesicle glycoprotein 2C isoform X2 codes for the protein MSRRIHGESGDAAAREPLLFGDLYPSCLDSDEGEIIFESSAKDAANVESAHRQLSYEEAIEEAGFGLFHGLLLVVCGWANASDAVEILCVSFLLPTARCDLSLSSSDMGMMVGGYVWGYLADQRGRQRVLVISLTVNGVFGALASLAPWFWLFLILRFISGVGVGGSIPVIFSYFSEFQPRLRRGAMISGLATFWMAGNILAAGLAWMVIPWSWAHFPLGSLDFQSWRLFVVLCSVPSLSSALIFRLAMPESPKFLMEAGQEAEALRVFRFMFVLNNRHCPRPFPIPGLQVPPPQRKSSLDTQGPGSLSNLLKKALSPVQQLFKAPLRERSTVLLIIFYCISFGYYGLWMWFPELFRRIENGGSPCANVSRSLTQNNHSCYPVQTAVYKEGFITAASNLPGNIFTILMMDTIGGKTLLSCSLLLSSLSVFAIYEVKTKTQSLLMSFLFSGVSVVAWNALDVVGTELYPTHIRSSALGFFTGVGRIAAIMGNVVFGQLVDTNCAVPVLLVSALLLVGGIAALRLPRTRQAELT
- the sv2 gene encoding synaptic vesicle glycoprotein 2C isoform X3 — protein: MSRRIHGESGDAAAREPLLFGDLYPSCLDSDEGEIIFESSAKDAANVESAHRQLSYEEAIEEAGFGLFHGLLLVVCGWANASDAVEILCVSFLLPTARCDLSLSSSDMGLLTSSIFLGMMVGGYVWGYLADQRGRQRVLVISLTVNGVFGALASLAPWFWLFLILRFISGVGVGGSIPVIFSYFSEFQPRLRRGAMISGLATFWMAGNILAAGLAWMVIPWSWAHFPLGSLDFQSWRLFVVLCSVPSLSSALIFRLAMPESPKFLMEAGQEAEALRVFRFMFVLNNRHCPRPFPIPGLQVPPPQRKSSLDTQGPGSLSNLLKKALSPVQQLFKAPLRERSTVLLIIFYCISFGYYGLWMWFPELFRRIENGGSPCANVSRSLTQNNHSCYPVQTAVYKEGFITAASNLPGNIFTILMMDTIGGKTLLSCSLLLSSLSVFAIYEVKTKTQSLLMSFLFSGVSVVAWNALDVVGTELYPTHIRQNCSHHG